The proteins below come from a single Corylus avellana chromosome ca3, CavTom2PMs-1.0 genomic window:
- the LOC132174066 gene encoding receptor-like protein 13: MKNCFAENVFLLWVTAIAFSPLACGDGCSKEQTRALLEMRNSTNGLAFAGWDGRDCCEAEEIRCWGRNGGVSSISLRGYGRAPSSSTTWYPNVTLFTLFDELEELYLINMQIGGGLQPFCQLKRSKHLLLLDLYYNRLEGIIPSCLGMIENIEKLDLSNNLFHGNLPQSIFSEKSKITTLYVSGNQLEGVISFSIFANASRLEFLDLSRNKDLEIETESPSWVPTFQLLYLNLANCNLNKKNGHVFPSFISTQVFLFELDLSHSLIEGSVPCELLLLNTSIQDLYLRSNQIDGSLSFGSFANQTSSLIAFDISENNVTGSLPENIGHLLPYLYYVDMSSNALEGIIPSSFGNLSFGILDLSNNKLSGTIPRGLTRDGTPLVYLNLSNNKLKGEMLPRDSNMTKLKSLQLNGNQFEGMISPTISNSPNLVILDIGNNHLSGNIPKWLYDHPRLVAVLLSGNRFEGHLLRRMCGMQSLQVFDISNNHISGGIPSCLDNITFWKKSSPNSTDSNYYTVQNPLYDIEYPNGQNKILQIQMSLRIKYEVYTFQGIPLSLMSLIDMSSNQLIGSIPSEMGELLQLRSLNLSNNF; the protein is encoded by the exons ATGAAGAATTGTTTTgctgaaaatgtatttttgctGTGGGTTACTGCTATCGCTTTTTCTCCTTTGGCTTGTGGTGATGGATGCAGCAAAGAACAGACGAGAGCTCTCTTGGAGATGAGAAACTCCACAAATGGTTTAGCCTTTGCTGGCTGGGACGGAAGAGACTGTTGTGAAGCAGAGGAAATTCGTTGTTGGGGTAGAAATGGGGGAGTTAGCTCAATATCTTTGCGCGGCTACGGCAGGGCACCATCAAGTAGTACTACATGGTATCCAAATGTAACCTTGTTCACCTTATTTGATGAACTCGAAGAACTATATCTTATTAACATGCAAATTGGAGGAGGGCTTCAAC CTTTTTGCCAACTAAAGCGATCAAAACATCTATTACTGCTGGATCTTTATTATAATAGATTGGAAGGCATTATTCCCTCCTGTCTTGGGATGattgaaaacattgaaaaa CTTGATCTTTCGAATAATCTCTTTCATGGTAATTTACCTCAATCAATATTCTCCGAAAAAAGCAAGATTACGACGTTATATGTTTCTGGCAATCAATTAGAAGGGGTAAtctcattttctatttttgccAATGCATCAAGACTCGAGTTCCTCGATCTTTCAAGAAACAAAGATTTGGAAATTGAAACCGAGTCTCCCTCATGGGTTCCAACCTTTCAGCTATTATATCTGAACTTAGCAAACTGCAACCTCAACAAGAAGAATGGTCATGTTTTCCCAAGCTTCATCTCCACCCAAGTTTTCTTGTTCGAGCTAGACTTGTCTCACAGCTTAATAGAGGGAAGTGTACCTTGTGAGCTACTACTACTCAACACGAGTATCCAAGATTTATACTTGAGAAGTAACCAAATTGATGGCTCTCTTTCTTTTGGTAGCTTTGCTAATCAAACTTCATCACTTATAGCCTTCGACATATCAGAAAATAATGTCACAGGTTCTCTTCCTGAAAATATTGGGCATCTTCTTCCATACTTATATTATGTTGACATGTCCTCAAATGCATTAGAGGGCATCATTCCTTCGTCTTTTGGTAATTTGTCTTTTGGGATATTAGACCTTTCTAATAACAAGCTCTCAGGTACAATACCTCGAGGTTTGACTAGAGATGGTACCCCACTGGTATATCTAAATCTATCAAATAATAAATTGAAAGGAGAAATGCTCCCAAGGGACTCCAACATGACAAAGTTGAAAAGCTTACAACTCAACGGCAATCAATTTGAAGGAATGATCTCACCCACCATATCAAACAGTCCCAATTTGGTAATCCTAGATATTGGAAATAATCACTTGTCTGGTAATATTCCAAAGTGGTTGTATGATCATCCTCGCTTGGTGGCTGTTCTTTTAAGTGGAAATCGATTTGAAGGTCACCTACTCCGTAGAATGTGTGGAATGCAAAGTTTGCAAGTTTTCGATATCTCTAATAATCATATTTCAGGAGGTATTCCCTCATGCCTTGATAACATTACATTTTGGAAGAAGAGTTCTCCAAACTCTACTGACTCGAACTATTACACAGTACAGAATCCTCTGTATGACATTGAATATCCAAATGGGCAAAACAAGATATTGCAAATTCAAATGTCCTTGCGAATAAAATATGAGGTATATACTTTCCAAGGTATCCCACTCTCGTTGATGTCTTTAATTGACATGTCATCTAACCAATTGATAGGGAGCATTCCTTCTGAAATGGGAGAATTGTTACAGCTTCGATCCTTGAACTTGTCGAATAATTTT
- the LOC132174068 gene encoding receptor-like protein 14 yields MKNCFAENVFLLWVTAIAFSPLACGDGCSKEQTRALLEMRNSTNGFAFAGWDGRDCCEAGEINCRGTNGGVSSIHLGGYGRAPPSSTWYPNVTLFTLFDELKALSLVNMQIGGGLQPFCQLKRSKHLWMLDLDYNRLEGIIPSCLGMIENIEVLDLSDNLFHGNLPQSIFSKKSKIMFLYASSNQLEGVISFSIFANASRLMNLDLSSNKDLEIETESPSWVPTFQLSYLNLANCSLNKKNGHVFPSFISTQVFLLRLDLSHNLIEGSVPCELLFNRSIRVLSLRSNQIDGSLSFGCFANQTSSLIAFDISENNVTGSLPENIGHLLPDLYYVDMSSNALEGIIPSSFGNLSFEILDLSNNKLSGTIPRGLTRDGTPLVYLNLSNNKLKGEILPRDSNMTKLKSLQLNGNQFEGMISPTISNSPNLVILDIGNNHLSGNIPKWLYDHPRLVAVLLSGNRFEGHLLRRMCGMQSLQVFDISNNHISGGIPSCLDNITFWKKSSPNSTDSNYYTVQNPLYDDIEYPNGQDKKLQIQMSLRIKYEVYTFQGIPLSLMSLIDMSSNQLIGSIPSEMGELLQLRSLNLSNNFLTGPIPNSFRNLKNMENLDLSHNKLTGGIPYELVGLTSLSTFSVASNNLSGRIPFERQFSTFGTQSYDDNPDLCGVPLPKNCSTTNKLEPEHEDEREETRIIDSPLFFYAFVAVSYAFGFWVFFGILIIKKNWRQIYFRAVDKYIESCFEMLSKYW; encoded by the exons ATGAAGAATTGTTTTgctgaaaatgtatttttgctGTGGGTTACTGCTATCGCCTTTTCTCCTTTAGCTTGTGGTGATGGATGCAGCAAAGAACAGACGAGAGCTCTCTTGGAGATGAGAAACTCCACAAATGGTTTCGCCTTTGCTGGCTGGGACGGAAGAGACTGTTGTGAAGCAGGGGAAATTAACTGTCGCGGTACAAATGGGGGAGTTAGCTCAATACATTTGGGCGGCTACGGCAGGGCACCACCAAGTAGTACATGGTATCCAAATGTAACCTTGTTCACCTTATTTGATGAACTGAAAGCTCTATCTCTTGTTAACATGCAAATTGGAGGAGGGCTTCAAC CTTTTTGCCAACTAAAGCGATCAAAACATCTATGGATGCTGGATCTTGATTATAATAGATTGGAAGGCATTATTCCCTCCTGTCTTGGGATGATTGAAAACATTGAAGT CCTTGATCTTTCGGATAATCTCTTTCATGGTAATTTACCTCAATCAATATTCTCCAAAAAAAGCAAGATTATGTTTTTGTATGCTTCTAGCAATCAATTAGAAGGGGTAAtctcattttctatttttgccAATGCTTCAAGACTCATGAACCTCGATCTTTCAAGCAACAAAGATTTGGAAATTGAAACCGAGTCTCCCTCATGGGTTCCAACCTTTCAGCTATCATATCTGAACTTGGCAAACTGCAGCCTCAACAAGAAGAATGGTCATGTTTTCCCAAGCTTCATCTCCACCCAAGTTTTCTTGCTCAGGCTAGACTTGTCTCACAACTTAATAGAGGGAAGCGTACCTTGTGAGCTACTATTCAACAGGAGTATCCGAGTTTTATCCTTGAGAAGTAACCAAATTGATGGCTCTCTTTCTTTTGGTTGCTTTGCTAATCAAACTTCATCACTTATCGCCTTCGACATATCAGAAAATAATGTCACAGGTTCTCTTCCTGAAAATATTGGGCATCTTCTTCCAGACTTATATTATGTTGACATGTCCTCAAATGCATTAGAGGGCATCATTCCTTCGTCTTTTGGTAATTTGTCTTTTGAGATATTAGACCTTTCTAATAACAAGCTCTCAGGTACAATACCTCGAGGTTTGACTAGAGATGGTACCCCACTGGTATATCTAAATCTATCAAACAATAAATTGAAAGGAGAAATCCTCCCAAGGGACTCCAACATGACAAAGTTGAAAAGCTTACAACTCAACGGCAATCAATTTGAAGGAATGATCTCACCCACCATATCAAACAGTCCCAATTTGGTAATCCTAGATATTGGAAATAATCACTTGTCTGGTAATATTCCAAAGTGGTTGTATGATCATCCTCGCTTGGTGGCTGTTCTTTTAAGTGGAAATCGATTTGAAGGTCACCTACTCCGTAGAATGTGTGGAATGCAAAGTCTGCAAGTTTTCGATATCTCTAATAATCATATTTCAGGAGGTATTCCCTCATGCCTTGACAACATTACATTTTGGAAGAAGAGTTCTCCAAACTCTACTGACTCGAACTATTACACAGTACAGAATCCTCTGTATGACGATATTGAATATCCAAATGGGCAAGACAAGAAATTGCAAATTCAAATGTCCTTGCGAATAAAATATGAGGTATATACTTTCCAAGGTATCCCACTCTCGTTGATGTCTTTAATTGACATGTCATCTAACCAATTGATAGGGAGCATTCCTTCTGAAATGGGAGAATTGTTACAGCTTCGATCCTTGAACTTGTCGAATAATTTTTTAACTGGCCCCATTCCAAACTCTTTCCGAAACTTGAAAAACATGGAGAACTTGGATCTTTCCCACAACAAGTTGACTGGGGGAATCCCTTATGAATTGGTTGGACTCACTTCTCTATCTACATTTAGTGTTGCAAGTAACAATCTTTCAGGAAGAATCCCATTTGAGCGGCAGTTCTCAACTTTCGGGACGCAATCCTATGATGACAATCCAGATCTCTGTGGAGTCCCTTTGCCAAAAAATTGTTCAACCACAAACAAGCTTGAACCTGAACATGAGGATGAAAGGGAAGAGACTAGAATAATTGATagtcctttattcttttacgcATTTGTTGCTGTCTCTTATGCATTTggattttgggttttctttgggATCCTAATCATTAAAAAGAATTGGAGGCAAATCTATTTTAGAGCTGTGGACAAATACATTGAGTCATGTTTCGAAATGCTCTCCAAGTATTGGTGA
- the LOC132176205 gene encoding rop guanine nucleotide exchange factor 14 — MMGMRRRLACCTRDREISIDFDEQERIMTYNGLESCILNNQSYENESRTSRGDECVTDSLDDGGSSCSSSKDAFGSFSSKWLTMKRDEQSYDEWELSESPQHFYVKEKPAYAIQFSDVEAMKEKFAKLLLGEDVTGGCKGQTTALALSNGITNLAATVFGELWKLEPLPEESKSKWRKEMDWLLSPTNYMVELVPAKQNGANGRTLEIMTPKARADIHMNLPALQKLDSMLIETLDSMVNTEFWYAEGGSRAEGRNNSGRQSKRWWLPSPQVPKTGLSDTERKKLLHQGRVVHQVFKAAKSINENVLLEMPVPAIIKDALPKSGKASLGEELYKLLFAESSSSDEILNSLNLKFEHRVLEVINRLEAAIFAWKVKVTEHVGGKSPVRTSWSFIKDSMSEMDKMELLLDRAEALLHHLKIRYPNLPHTFLNVTKIQYGKDVGHSILEAYSRVLGNLAYSILSRIRDILEEDGLSNSNSPVAMPYFSGINHCETSAVDIDVRHSLIDQMNQVHGNYCDSNSSSTCDLESSYSDAKASSVATTPSWNRLWCIDREACVSVSPKNSP; from the exons ATGATGGGGATGAGGAGAAGGCTTGCTTGCTGCACCCGAGACAGAGAGATTAGCATCGACTTTGATGAGCAAGAGA GAATAATGACATACAATGGCCTTGAGAGTTGCATTCTCAATAATCAATCTTATGAAAATGAAAGCAGAACAAGCAGAGGGGATGAATGTGTAACCGACTCCTTGGACGATGGTGGCTCAAGCTGCTCTTCCAGCAAAGATGCTTTTGgatcattttcttcaaagtGGTTGACAATGAAGAGGGATGAACAGAGTTATGATGAATGGGAGCTCTCAGAAAGCCCCCAACATTTTTATGTGAAAGAGAAACCTGCTTATGCCATTCAGTTTTCAGATGTGGAGgcaatgaaagaaaaatttgcAAAGCTGTTGTTAGGTGAAGATGTTACAGGAGGATGCAAGGGCCAAACCACTGCTTTAGCTTTGTCTAATGGCATCACAAATCTAGCAG CGACGGTTTTTGGAGAGTTGTGGAAATTAGAACCACTCCCTGAAGAAAGTAAGAGCAAATGGCGAAAAGAAATGGACTGGTTACTCTCCCCTACCAACTATATGGTTGAGTTAGTTCCTGCGAAGCAAAATGGTGCAAATGGCCGGACCCTGGAG ATAATGACACCAAAAGCCCGTGCTGACATTCACATGAATTTACCGGCACTTCAAAAATTGGACTCTATGCTTATT GAGACGTTAGATTCAATGGTGAATACTGAGTTTTGGTATGCAGAAGGAGGTAGCCGGGCAGAAGGAAGGAATAATAGCGGCCGGCAAAGTAAGAGATGGTGGCTCCCATCACCTCAAGTACCAAAGACGGGGCTCTCTGACACtgagaggaagaaattgcttcATCAAGGAAGAGTGGTACATCAAGTATTCAAGGCTGCCAAATCAATCAATGAAAATGTTTTGCTTGAGATGCCTGTGCCGGCCATTATTAAAGATGCTCTTCCCAAG TCTGGGAAGGCAAGCCTTGGTGAGGAACTCTACAAGTTGTTGTTTGCAGAATCAAGCTCATCTGACGAGATACTCaattctcttaatttgaaatttgaacatCGTGTTCTCGAGGTCATTAATAGGTTGGAAGCTGCTATATTTGCTTGGAAAGTGAAAGTTACAGAACATGTTGGTGGTAAATCCCCAGTTCGAACATCATGGTCCTTCATAAAGGATTCAATGTCTGAGATGGATAAGATGGAGTTATTGTTGGACCGGGCAGAAGCCCTTTTACATCACCTCAAGATCAGATATCCAAACCTTCCCCATACATTTCTTAATGTTACAAAAATTCAGTATGGCAAG GATGTTGGACATTCAATTCTGGAAGCATATTCCCGTGTTCTTGGAAACTTGGCCTATAGCATATTGTCTAGGATAAGAGATATTTTGGAAGAAGATGGTTTGAGCAATTCAAATTCACCGGTGGCAATGCCTTACTTCTCTGGTATAAATCATTGTGAAACTTCAGCTGTTGATATAGATGTAAGGCACTCGTTGATTGATCAGATGAACCAGGTGCATGGAAATTATTGTGACTCTAATTCAAGCAGTACTTGTGATTTGGAATCTTCATACAGTGATGCCAAAGCAAGTTCGGTAGCTACAACACCAAGTTGGAATAGACTATGGTGCATCGATAGAGAGGCTTGTGTAAGTGTGTCTCCTAAAAATTCAccttga
- the LOC132174067 gene encoding alkylated DNA repair protein ALKBH8 homolog — MGLQRFGRPKGVEGKSSPNLFVANCGPAVGLSHDTIASVFSAFGELKGVCSADESGARVIVSYCDESSSKAALEALDGHPCPDLGGRSLHIRNSVLQPPLQGKVNDSVPVSLVDLDLNIPGLYLLHDFVSPQVEEELLAAVDDKPWKSLAKRRVQHYGYEFCYETRNVNTRQHLSELPSFISPILERISLFPNLDNHANIVLDQLTVCGNVIL, encoded by the exons ATGGGATTGCAAAGATTTGGGCGTCCAAAGGGTGTGGAAGGCAAGTCGAGTCCCAACCTTTTTGTGGCCAACTGTGGGCCGGCGGTGGGGCTTTCTCATGACACCATTGCTTCAGTGTTCAGTGCTTTTGGGGAACTGAAAGGAGTCTGCTCTGCCGATGAGAGCGGTGCCCGTGTCATTGTTTCTTATTGTGATGAGAGTTCCTCCAAAGCTGCCTTGGAAGCATTAGATGGACACCCTTGTCCTGACCTTGGAGGCCGTTCTTTGCATATTCGGAATTCAGTACTTCAACCTCCTCTGCAG GGTAAGGTTAATGACTCGGTTCCAGTGTCTTTGGTGGATTTGGATTTGAACATTCCAGGCCTTTACTTATTGCATGACTTTGTCAGCCCCCAAGTAGAGGAG GAATTGCTTGCAGCAGTTGATGATAAGCCTTGGAAAAGTCTTGCCAAAAGAAGGGTTCAGCATTATGGCTATGAATTTTGCTACGAA ACGAGGAATGTTAATACAAGACAGCACTTAAGTGAACTTCCGTCATTCATTTCTCCCATTCTTGAAAGGATCTCATTGTTTCCAAACCTTGATAATCATGCAAACATAGTTTTGGACCAACTGACGGTATGTGGTAATGTTATTCT TTAA
- the LOC132175356 gene encoding methanol O-anthraniloyltransferase-like produces the protein MAPSSAPVAFSVRRSPPELVAPAEKTPNELKRLSDIDDQGGLRFQLPFVMFYSNINDPLLMVQKEKDPVKVIREALAKALVYYYPFAGRLREGGNRKLTVDCTGEGILFVEAEADITLEQLGDTIQPPCPYIEELLHDVPGSNAILGCPLLLIQVTRLLCGGFIIAIRLNHTISDSLGLVKFLNTVAEMAGGASAPSQQPVWQRDIFSARDPPRITCVHHEYEEKAIDNNSSTAILMEDSSMMVHWSFFFGPKEMRSIRMHLPLHLRTSSTFEILSACLWRCRTIALHLDQNQVVRLSCMINARGKQGLQVPDGYYGNAFAFPTAVTKVGSLCQNPLGYALEIVKKIKSEMSEEYIRSVADLMVIKGRPRYTTAGNYLVADTTRVGFGGVDFGWGKPVYGGPSGAIPLVSFFARFRNSKGEDGVVVPIWLPLPVMERFQQELLKITHQEPVNQSHGVMQKRILSLL, from the exons CTCCGGCTGAGAAAACACCTAATGAATTAAAGCGTCTGTCGGACATAGATGACCAAGGAGGCCTCCGTTTTCAGCTTCCATTTGTTATGTTTTACTCAAACATTAATGATCCATTATTGATGgtgcagaaagagaaagacCCTGTGAAGGTCATTAGAGAAGCTTTAGCTAAAGCACTGGTGTATTACTATCCTTTCGCCGGCAGGCTTAGAGAAGGAGGTAACCGGAAACTTACGGTGGATTGCACCGGAGAAGGTATCTTGTTCGTTGAAGCTGAGGCAGACATCACACTCGAGCAGCTTGGTGACACAATTCAACCGCCATGCCCATATATTGAAGAGCTTCTGCATGATGTTCCTGGCTCTAACGCTATCCTTGGATGCCCTTTGCTACTCATTCAG GTGACCCGTCTGCTATGTGGAGGATTCATCATTGCTATACGACTAAACCACACAATTAGCGATTCTCTTGGGTTGGTAAAGTTCCTCAACACTGTTGCAGAGATGGCGGGTGGTGCATCTGCGCCATCGCAGCAGCCTGTGTGGCAAAGAGACATCTTTAGTGCACGTGACCCACCACGGATAACCTGCGTACATCACGAGTACGAGGAGAAAGCGATTGACAACAACAGCTCAACAGCCATATTAATGGAGGACAGTAGCATGATGGTCCAttggtctttcttttttggtcccAAAGAGATGAGATCGATACGTATGCATCTTCCATTACACCTTCGGACATCCTCCACCTTTGAGATACTCAGCGCTTGCTTATGGAGATGCCGCACGATTGCCCTTCACTTGGATCAGAATCAG GTTGTTCGTCTATCATGCATGATCAATGCACGTGGTAAGCAAGGGCTACAAGTGCCCGATGGATATTATGGCAATGCATTTGCTTTCCCAACTGCAGTAACAAAGGTAGGATCACTCTGCCAAAATCCATTAGGATATGCACTGGAGATAGTGAAAAAGATCAAGTCAGAAATGAGTGAAGAGTACATCAGATCAGTGGCGGATCTTATGGTGATCAAAGGACGTCCACGATACACAACAGCTGGGAACTATCTTGTTGCCGACACAACACGTGTCGGCTTTGGAGGGGTCGATTTCGGGTGGGGTAAGCCAGTTTATGGAGGTCCAAGTGGGGCCATACCATTGGTTAGCTTCTTTGCAAGGTTCAGAAACAGCAAAGGTGAGGATGGAGTTGTAGTGCCAATATGGTTGCCATTGCCTGTAATGGAAAGATTTCAGCAAGAGTTGTTGAAGATAACTCATCAGGAGCCTGTTAATCAATCCCATGGAGTAAtgcaaaaaagaattttgtccTTGCTctga